In Patescibacteria group bacterium, a genomic segment contains:
- a CDS encoding helix-turn-helix transcriptional regulator, with product MDRKKLGRKIKLARVELDLNQTEFAEKIGAKQKSISRYENGLSAPSLETLVRIAKASKKPVGYFLEEG from the coding sequence ATGGACAGAAAAAAGCTAGGAAGAAAGATAAAATTAGCCCGCGTAGAACTTGACCTCAACCAGACTGAATTTGCGGAGAAAATAGGCGCAAAACAAAAAAGTATTTCGCGATACGAGAACGGACTCTCGGCTCCATCTTTGGAAACACTGGTTAGGATAGCTAAGGCCTCCAAGAAACCAGTTGGATATTTTCTTGAAGAGGGATAG